Proteins from a single region of Leuconostoc gasicomitatum LMG 18811:
- a CDS encoding PTS transporter subunit IIC, whose product MNQATPLTTAKHDKMSLSNKEKSPSSVRDVVFDVSTGISNAILAVLGMGLLMSSIGNIIGYTPLVQAGLMGQKLLAPALGVGIAIMMRANILTTGAALIAATVGSNAVYFTSAVAPQTHTATGWVADQAAGSIVLTSGQPISAVLAALLAVLVGNWLTGKTPLDMMLVPLGATLAGTFFGLGTAAVTTPFLNWISESLASTMNVNPFLGSFIVSVVWFLFLMTPASSAALAIAVMLDPLSGGAALIGTTAGFVVYTAMGWTQNNVGANIAQTIVTPKVQFPNLLKSPLLMFGPAFIAGISAMVAVGVFNLKVPFAIAGLGLNGFIAPIALASSDPRALLLVAIFGIVVPIVGSMAMYYALKKIGKTRPNDLHLDVV is encoded by the coding sequence ATGAATCAAGCAACCCCGCTCACAACAGCTAAACATGACAAAATGTCATTAAGTAATAAAGAAAAATCACCCTCATCCGTTCGCGATGTCGTGTTTGATGTCTCAACTGGCATTTCCAATGCTATTCTTGCTGTCCTTGGCATGGGTCTCCTGATGTCTTCAATTGGAAATATAATTGGATACACGCCATTAGTGCAAGCTGGTCTAATGGGTCAAAAATTACTTGCCCCTGCACTTGGTGTTGGTATTGCCATCATGATGCGTGCTAATATTTTAACTACTGGTGCTGCTCTGATTGCTGCCACAGTTGGCTCAAACGCTGTTTACTTTACTTCAGCTGTAGCACCACAAACTCACACAGCAACAGGATGGGTAGCAGATCAGGCTGCTGGATCAATTGTATTGACTTCCGGCCAACCAATCTCTGCTGTTTTAGCAGCCTTATTAGCTGTATTAGTAGGCAATTGGTTAACAGGTAAGACACCGCTAGACATGATGCTTGTACCGCTAGGTGCCACTCTTGCCGGAACATTCTTTGGTTTAGGCACAGCAGCAGTAACGACACCCTTTCTAAACTGGATATCAGAATCATTGGCTTCGACAATGAATGTCAATCCTTTCCTTGGCTCATTCATCGTTTCGGTTGTTTGGTTTCTCTTCTTAATGACACCGGCTTCTTCTGCAGCGCTTGCGATTGCAGTAATGCTAGATCCACTTTCGGGAGGTGCAGCTTTAATTGGTACTACCGCTGGATTCGTTGTTTATACAGCTATGGGTTGGACACAAAATAATGTCGGTGCAAATATTGCTCAAACAATCGTTACACCAAAAGTGCAATTTCCTAACTTATTAAAAAGCCCATTACTTATGTTTGGTCCAGCTTTCATAGCTGGTATATCAGCCATGGTCGCTGTTGGTGTGTTTAATTTAAAAGTCCCATTTGCTATTGCTGGACTTGGTTTAAATGGTTTTATTGCCCCAATAGCATTAGCTTCATCAGATCCTCGGGCACTACTACTTGTCGCAATATTTGGTATTGTAGTCCCAATAGTTGGAAGTATGGCAATGTACTATGCTTTAAAAAAGATTGGTAAAACGCGGCCAAACGATTTACATTTAGATGTTGTTTAA
- a CDS encoding bifunctional folylpolyglutamate synthase/dihydrofolate synthase: MEKASEKREARVAIRYKNIIKSLDNTWHVLDDTRVPIVRQVLGWLDHPDQKLKIIHIAGTNGKSSTGAMMGAVLQANGYSYGRFSSPFILSAREQICIDDEMISKNDFVDYYERLIKCFKLNSVSADYLTYFEYFTIISLLYFVDHQVDFVLFEAGLGGLRDATNAIDTPLLTVFTKISVDHQNLIGRNLTEISENTAAIIKKGTWVIDYAGQDLTARKVLKAQTEAVGAKWFEYKQDQIIIANTTPSGLDLIINGIPGYFLSMSGAFQVHNFSIVLQIKAALTAMGYTFIKDKTREGLANVKLVGRMNYHKTSNILFDAAHNVDGINGLVAALNAWHLKIKPTLILGVLKDKDYHEMLDTIVPVVQQIITVTPNNKTRALSADELAAELLTNYQNIDVEIASDATAAISLAMRVRESSQALIVVTGSFYTLSAIQKDHRMA, encoded by the coding sequence TTGGAAAAAGCATCAGAAAAACGTGAGGCTCGTGTAGCGATACGCTATAAAAATATCATAAAAAGTTTAGACAATACTTGGCATGTATTAGACGATACACGTGTACCAATTGTTCGTCAAGTATTGGGTTGGCTAGATCATCCAGACCAAAAACTAAAAATAATTCATATTGCTGGAACTAATGGTAAGAGCTCTACTGGTGCTATGATGGGAGCAGTATTACAAGCTAATGGCTATTCATATGGCCGTTTTTCAAGCCCTTTTATTCTTTCAGCAAGAGAACAAATTTGTATTGATGACGAGATGATTTCTAAAAATGATTTTGTTGATTACTACGAACGGCTCATCAAATGTTTTAAACTTAATAGTGTCTCAGCAGATTATTTGACATACTTTGAATATTTTACAATTATATCTTTATTATATTTTGTAGATCATCAAGTTGATTTCGTTTTGTTTGAAGCAGGATTAGGTGGTCTTCGAGATGCAACAAATGCAATAGACACACCTTTGTTAACCGTTTTTACAAAAATTAGCGTTGATCATCAGAATTTAATTGGTCGAAATTTAACCGAAATTTCAGAAAATACAGCCGCAATTATTAAAAAAGGCACTTGGGTTATTGATTATGCTGGTCAAGATCTGACTGCACGAAAGGTTTTAAAGGCGCAAACAGAGGCGGTCGGCGCAAAATGGTTTGAATATAAACAAGATCAAATCATTATTGCAAATACAACACCTTCAGGACTAGACTTAATAATTAATGGCATACCTGGTTATTTTTTGAGTATGTCTGGGGCTTTTCAAGTGCATAATTTTAGTATTGTCTTACAAATAAAAGCGGCTTTAACTGCGATGGGATACACCTTTATAAAGGATAAAACGCGAGAAGGGCTTGCAAATGTCAAACTGGTGGGTCGTATGAATTATCATAAGACATCAAATATTTTGTTTGATGCGGCTCACAATGTTGATGGGATAAACGGTTTGGTTGCGGCGCTTAATGCTTGGCATTTAAAAATTAAGCCAACCTTGATTTTGGGTGTATTAAAAGATAAAGATTATCACGAAATGTTGGACACTATTGTACCTGTTGTACAACAGATTATAACGGTTACGCCAAATAATAAAACACGTGCATTATCGGCAGATGAACTCGCGGCGGAATTATTGACAAACTATCAAAACATTGATGTCGAAATAGCAAGTGATGCTACTGCAGCTATTTCACTTGCTATGCGTGTTCGAGAATCATCACAGGCTTTGATTGTTGTGACAGGTTCTTTCTACACACTAAGTGCGATTCAAAAGGATCATCGAATGGCATGA
- the rpmA gene encoding 50S ribosomal protein L27: MLMNQENLQMFAHHKGGGSSANGRDSAGRRLGTKVADGQDLTAGSIIYRQRGTHIYPGVNVKKGGDDTLFALTNGVVRFERKGREKRQVSVYSREQYNEILAAAK, from the coding sequence ATGTTGATGAATCAAGAAAACTTACAAATGTTCGCTCACCACAAAGGTGGCGGATCTTCAGCCAACGGGCGTGATTCAGCTGGTCGTCGTTTAGGAACTAAGGTTGCTGATGGACAAGATTTGACAGCTGGTTCGATTATTTATCGCCAACGTGGGACACATATTTATCCAGGTGTTAACGTTAAAAAGGGTGGAGATGACACTTTATTTGCTTTAACAAATGGTGTTGTTAGATTTGAACGTAAAGGACGTGAAAAGCGTCAAGTATCTGTTTATTCACGTGAACAATACAATGAAATTTTAGCTGCTGCAAAGTAA
- a CDS encoding glycerophosphodiester phosphodiesterase family protein, whose amino-acid sequence MKKIAHRGISAQAPENTRAAFKKMVALNVEWLETDIDMTSDGELILIHDDKVDRVSNGSGSVNDMTLIELQKLDFGRWFSEAYANERIVTLKWLIDFINHYQFNVNFELKTALKSDTQHAYLTSVCQALRQVSSKVEIIVSSFDMTLLQKFHVLMPSIQLGVLIEAQLPDNIVEIAKNIGATYVHPDVTFLTKEQTHKLIDNHLQVNVWTVNDMIVAEKLEKWRVEAIFTDFPEVKAI is encoded by the coding sequence ATGAAAAAAATTGCTCATCGTGGTATCTCAGCTCAAGCACCAGAAAATACGCGTGCCGCATTTAAAAAAATGGTGGCATTGAATGTTGAGTGGTTAGAGACAGATATTGATATGACGTCTGATGGTGAATTAATCCTCATTCATGACGATAAAGTAGACCGCGTGTCAAATGGCAGTGGTTCAGTCAATGATATGACATTAATTGAGTTACAGAAACTAGATTTTGGTCGGTGGTTTAGTGAGGCGTACGCTAATGAGCGTATTGTGACCTTGAAATGGTTAATTGATTTTATTAATCACTATCAGTTTAATGTTAATTTTGAACTCAAAACAGCGTTGAAATCTGACACACAACATGCCTATCTCACATCTGTTTGTCAGGCATTACGGCAGGTTAGTTCAAAGGTTGAAATTATTGTGTCAAGTTTTGATATGACGCTGCTTCAAAAGTTTCACGTGTTAATGCCTAGTATTCAACTAGGTGTTTTAATTGAGGCACAATTACCAGATAACATTGTTGAAATTGCTAAAAACATTGGCGCTACATATGTTCATCCTGATGTTACTTTTCTGACAAAAGAGCAAACTCATAAATTAATTGATAATCACTTACAGGTGAATGTTTGGACAGTTAATGATATGATCGTGGCTGAAAAATTGGAAAAATGGCGAGTTGAAGCTATTTTTACGGATTTTCCAGAAGTGAAAGCAATATGA
- a CDS encoding M24 family metallopeptidase, which yields MTKYFEARIVKLQKLLKQLNLDGMIVYQGANMKYLTGFSGGTGDGVVIIGRDSACLVTDARYEEAYKASLPESVNLKITRAYYEEAVSVAVSFDIKKLAFEADMPYNIYDYIDELLPADISFDALPFAIEALREVKDEEELTALRKAAAVSVAAFKELIPFIKPGMTERQVANELDRLQKKFGAEKASFDTIVASGYRAALPHGEATDKIIEKGELVTIDFGYYVDDYTSDVTRTIAIGSISDELKQIYAIVKQANENAIAIVKPGISGSEVDRVARDYISAHGYGHDYNHSTGHGVGLDIHEGPALSSQSSDELQPGHLLTIEPGIYLSEKGGVRIEDDIIVTLDGYENLTHDLTKDLIVIED from the coding sequence ATGACTAAATATTTTGAAGCACGTATTGTTAAACTGCAAAAACTACTTAAACAATTGAACCTTGATGGCATGATTGTATATCAAGGTGCTAACATGAAATATTTAACAGGTTTCAGTGGCGGAACAGGTGATGGAGTGGTTATTATTGGTCGTGACTCTGCTTGTTTAGTAACTGACGCACGATACGAAGAAGCATATAAAGCAAGTTTACCAGAAAGCGTTAATTTAAAAATAACAAGAGCCTATTATGAAGAGGCAGTTTCAGTAGCAGTATCTTTTGACATAAAAAAATTGGCTTTTGAAGCCGATATGCCATATAACATTTATGATTATATTGATGAGCTATTGCCCGCTGATATATCATTTGATGCGCTACCATTTGCTATTGAAGCCCTACGTGAAGTGAAAGATGAAGAGGAACTCACTGCGTTACGTAAAGCGGCAGCTGTGTCGGTGGCGGCATTTAAGGAACTCATTCCGTTTATTAAGCCGGGAATGACTGAACGACAGGTGGCCAATGAATTAGACCGGCTTCAAAAAAAATTCGGAGCAGAAAAGGCCTCATTTGACACGATAGTTGCATCCGGTTATCGTGCCGCTTTGCCTCATGGTGAAGCAACTGATAAAATAATCGAAAAAGGTGAACTTGTTACAATTGATTTTGGTTATTATGTCGACGATTACACGTCCGATGTAACCCGAACAATCGCTATCGGAAGTATAAGTGATGAGCTCAAACAAATTTATGCCATTGTTAAACAAGCAAATGAAAATGCCATAGCAATTGTAAAACCAGGTATTTCTGGTAGTGAAGTTGATCGTGTTGCACGTGATTATATATCTGCGCATGGTTACGGTCATGATTATAATCATTCTACTGGTCATGGTGTTGGCCTAGATATTCATGAAGGTCCAGCGCTGAGTTCGCAATCAAGTGATGAATTACAACCGGGTCATCTTTTAACCATTGAGCCAGGCATTTATCTTTCAGAAAAAGGTGGTGTCCGCATTGAAGATGATATTATTGTGACATTAGACGGTTATGAAAATCTAACACATGATCTTACCAAAGATTTAATTGTAATTGAGGATTAA
- a CDS encoding tRNA dihydrouridine synthase: MTVESPQNFFWDDVVKQAQLENKQAENQPFFSMAPMEAVTDTVFRRVIAQAGGPDVYYTEFTNASSMVHPQAKFSVQGRLAVAENEKQPVAQIWGSRPEEIAGAAKVLATMGYQAVDINMGCPDTTVIKNGAGSDLIRHQELAKEIISAAKKSGLAVSVKTRLGFYQAEEFREWLPIILRQQVAVLTIHLRSRKEMSKAPAHEEYIDEILAMRDAIAPQTLIQINGDIKTRQSGMQLVKNHPGIDGIMIGRGIFENPYAFEVKPKQHTLEESIALLKLQLDLFDDVNANIAPKHFEALKRYFKIYLRGFAHASALRQLLMETHATEEVRDILDRELAKVYAKVAADEHIYRDNGVASADVAAANQLKLARETKKYN, from the coding sequence ATGACTGTAGAGTCTCCTCAAAACTTTTTCTGGGATGACGTCGTAAAACAAGCGCAACTAGAAAATAAGCAAGCAGAGAATCAACCTTTTTTTAGTATGGCACCAATGGAGGCTGTAACGGATACTGTCTTTCGACGTGTTATAGCACAAGCTGGTGGACCAGATGTTTACTATACCGAGTTTACAAATGCTAGTTCGATGGTTCATCCACAAGCTAAGTTTTCCGTTCAGGGTCGCTTAGCTGTGGCAGAAAATGAAAAACAACCGGTTGCTCAAATTTGGGGTTCACGGCCAGAAGAAATCGCTGGCGCTGCCAAAGTCTTGGCAACAATGGGTTATCAGGCAGTTGACATCAATATGGGTTGCCCAGATACAACTGTGATTAAAAATGGTGCTGGTTCTGACTTGATTCGTCATCAAGAATTAGCAAAGGAAATTATTTCTGCTGCTAAAAAATCAGGTCTAGCGGTTTCTGTAAAGACGCGATTAGGTTTTTATCAAGCAGAAGAGTTTCGTGAGTGGTTACCTATTATTTTACGTCAACAGGTGGCTGTACTAACTATTCATTTGCGTTCGCGTAAGGAAATGTCAAAGGCACCTGCACATGAAGAGTATATAGATGAAATTTTAGCTATGCGAGATGCCATTGCCCCTCAAACACTGATCCAAATAAATGGTGATATTAAGACACGCCAATCGGGGATGCAACTTGTAAAAAATCATCCTGGTATTGATGGTATAATGATTGGCCGAGGTATATTTGAAAATCCATATGCGTTTGAAGTTAAACCCAAACAGCACACTTTAGAAGAATCAATTGCATTATTGAAGTTGCAATTGGATTTGTTTGACGATGTGAATGCTAATATCGCACCCAAACATTTTGAAGCATTAAAACGTTATTTTAAAATATATTTGCGTGGTTTTGCACACGCCTCAGCATTACGTCAACTACTGATGGAAACACATGCAACCGAGGAAGTGCGTGATATATTAGATCGTGAATTAGCAAAAGTGTATGCGAAAGTTGCCGCAGATGAACATATTTATCGTGATAACGGTGTTGCAAGTGCAGATGTGGCAGCAGCTAACCAATTGAAATTAGCACGGGAAACAAAAAAATATAATTAG
- a CDS encoding bifunctional metallophosphatase/5'-nucleotidase, whose protein sequence is MGTETIHLLHTNDMHSHFENWPRILRFLLEKQKTYTQSYTFDIGDAIDRLNPYTDATMGQGNIELMNEANYDGVTIGNNEGLVLSHEAMNHLYDGANFDVLLGNLKEYPGLTQPIWAKNYKIITTTLGTKIAVLGLTAPYNLTYPSLGWKPYDVDETIDKLLPILRQKADVVVLLSHLGLPTDEHLGEKYDIDIIIGAHTHHLLEHGKMVSGTLLAAAGRYGNYVGDVSLEISDDGHILSKKAITTPTYEMSEDDEDYHFIHGLLKKGQRALTTRYVTQIPRDITTDEQSYDAMRALKQYFDAPAAMLSTGMFVEDFPKGQLNQYELLESMPHAINPMLMTLKGQKIIELFEELDSQREWLSTLAMKGSGFRGKIFGYMRFDGIDRQKNGQILYQGKIIQPHQNYQIATLDHYKWVPFFPVIQDAPVKIELRILLRELMAQYYKKKYSNV, encoded by the coding sequence ATGGGAACTGAAACCATACACTTATTGCATACGAATGATATGCACTCACACTTTGAAAATTGGCCACGTATTTTGCGCTTTTTGTTGGAAAAGCAAAAAACATATACGCAAAGTTACACATTTGATATTGGAGATGCGATTGATCGTTTAAATCCATATACTGATGCAACAATGGGACAAGGCAACATTGAATTGATGAATGAAGCAAACTATGATGGCGTGACAATTGGAAACAATGAAGGGTTAGTGTTGTCTCATGAAGCAATGAACCATTTATATGATGGGGCCAATTTTGATGTTTTATTGGGTAATTTAAAGGAGTATCCTGGTTTAACGCAACCAATATGGGCAAAAAACTATAAAATTATAACGACTACTTTGGGAACCAAAATTGCTGTATTAGGATTGACTGCACCTTATAATTTAACCTATCCTTCACTTGGGTGGAAACCATATGATGTGGATGAAACAATTGATAAATTATTACCAATACTTCGTCAAAAGGCTGATGTCGTGGTGTTATTATCTCATTTAGGATTACCAACAGATGAACATTTAGGTGAAAAATATGACATTGATATTATTATTGGTGCACATACACATCATTTGTTAGAGCATGGTAAAATGGTTTCAGGGACTTTACTGGCGGCAGCAGGCCGTTATGGTAATTATGTCGGCGATGTTTCTTTAGAAATATCAGATGATGGTCATATTTTGAGTAAAAAGGCAATCACGACACCGACGTATGAAATGTCGGAAGATGATGAGGACTATCATTTCATTCATGGCTTATTAAAAAAGGGACAAAGAGCTTTGACCACGCGATATGTGACGCAGATACCACGAGATATAACAACCGATGAACAAAGTTATGATGCGATGAGAGCTTTAAAGCAATATTTTGATGCACCGGCAGCTATGCTATCAACTGGTATGTTTGTTGAAGATTTTCCAAAGGGCCAGTTGAATCAATATGAGTTGCTCGAAAGTATGCCACATGCGATTAATCCGATGTTAATGACACTTAAGGGACAAAAGATTATTGAGTTGTTCGAAGAACTTGATTCGCAACGAGAATGGTTATCAACTTTAGCGATGAAGGGTAGTGGATTTCGTGGCAAAATTTTTGGTTATATGCGTTTTGATGGTATTGATAGACAAAAAAATGGTCAAATTCTGTACCAAGGTAAAATCATTCAGCCTCATCAAAATTACCAAATTGCTACACTTGACCATTACAAATGGGTACCATTTTTCCCTGTGATACAAGATGCACCAGTAAAAATCGAATTGCGTATATTATTAAGAGAATTGATGGCGCAATATTATAAGAAAAAATACAGTAACGTATAG
- a CDS encoding NAD(P)-dependent oxidoreductase has protein sequence MLLLAVKGITESNRKFLSQYDVTVVTPDTITAQQIPEIVISYAWDDAIGQKILANPNSKLKWIQTQSAGVDYLPLKKLKDFGVVVTNASGLKAIPIAQTVLSYILYFARGLNIYASRTHWEPYTNQYLVTELPVLVFGTGRIGQQIASHIRAFGGTVYGVNTTGHMVDGFDEVYSMHDYQKALAKSRVVVDGLPGTPETDDFFNNHFFDQVNQLFLFINIGRGTTLNQNDLLAAIDDSRVKYAALDVTTPEPLPKNHPLFDRPQVLLTQHTSWGEYVNAGRTGGLFRLFEKNVPSFVKSGTIQYNIVNLDKGY, from the coding sequence ATGTTACTTTTAGCAGTAAAAGGAATCACTGAATCAAACCGCAAATTTTTATCACAATATGATGTCACTGTTGTAACACCCGATACAATTACGGCACAGCAAATACCTGAAATTGTCATTAGCTACGCATGGGATGATGCTATTGGCCAAAAAATATTAGCTAATCCAAATTCAAAATTAAAATGGATTCAGACACAATCGGCAGGAGTAGATTATTTGCCACTAAAAAAGCTGAAAGACTTTGGTGTTGTTGTCACAAATGCCAGCGGTTTAAAGGCCATTCCAATTGCGCAAACAGTTTTAAGCTATATATTATACTTTGCACGTGGTTTAAATATTTATGCGTCACGAACGCATTGGGAACCTTATACCAATCAATACCTAGTGACAGAATTACCTGTTTTAGTATTTGGTACGGGGCGTATTGGTCAACAAATTGCCAGTCATATTAGGGCATTTGGTGGAACTGTTTATGGTGTGAACACAACTGGACATATGGTTGATGGTTTTGACGAAGTCTATAGCATGCATGACTATCAAAAAGCGTTAGCAAAATCTCGCGTTGTTGTTGATGGTTTACCTGGTACACCTGAAACTGATGATTTTTTTAATAATCATTTTTTTGATCAAGTTAATCAATTATTTTTATTTATTAATATTGGTCGCGGTACGACCTTAAATCAAAATGACTTGTTGGCTGCAATTGATGATTCCCGTGTTAAATATGCTGCACTAGATGTGACTACACCTGAGCCATTACCTAAAAATCATCCACTATTCGACCGACCACAAGTATTATTGACACAACATACGAGTTGGGGAGAGTATGTTAATGCGGGGCGTACTGGCGGGCTATTTCGTTTATTTGAAAAGAATGTCCCTTCCTTTGTAAAAAGCGGCACAATTCAATACAATATTGTAAACCTTGATAAAGGGTACTAA
- a CDS encoding YutD family protein yields MDRESLKTQTLLQQEERKMAYQVIRHENKISIDKLTLELVENFKEAFNTEKLAIRYTPLLAQYDYLVGDISAEQLRLKGFYRNEKHVPNQDKIETLQDYLYEYVNFGAPYFVLENINPRQLEQEDRPKNNRRTHKNNHKRSPEKEKNKTSVREKPQKKEQPSNKKPSKRPFIIKQK; encoded by the coding sequence ATGGATCGTGAATCGTTAAAAACACAAACGCTATTACAACAAGAAGAACGTAAGATGGCATATCAAGTTATACGCCATGAAAATAAAATAAGCATTGATAAATTAACGTTAGAACTTGTTGAAAATTTTAAAGAAGCTTTTAATACTGAAAAATTGGCCATACGTTATACACCATTGTTAGCGCAATATGATTATCTTGTAGGTGATATTTCAGCTGAACAGTTGCGTCTTAAAGGTTTTTATCGCAACGAAAAACATGTACCAAATCAAGATAAAATAGAGACATTGCAGGACTATTTGTATGAATATGTTAATTTTGGCGCACCTTATTTTGTATTAGAAAATATTAATCCGCGGCAATTGGAACAGGAAGATCGTCCTAAAAACAACAGGCGAACACATAAAAATAATCATAAGCGTTCACCTGAAAAGGAAAAAAACAAAACAAGCGTGAGAGAAAAGCCACAAAAAAAAGAGCAACCAAGTAACAAAAAACCAAGTAAACGGCCTTTCATAATTAAACAAAAATAA
- a CDS encoding branched-chain amino acid aminotransferase, translated as MSQKKAQPKDFNWSELGFEYHDLPYRFRAYFKDGKWSEGGLETDSNIPVNEAATGLHYGQNIFEGLKVYRRQDGGANLFRPDRNAQRLQNSAARLMMAPVPEKLFLRALQEVTKANKDFIPPYGTGATLYLRPFEFGGGPVVGVHPADNYVFEVYATPVGAYYKGGLTPTAYVTNEYDRAAHGGTGAAKAGGNYGASMLAGDQAHAAGYSDVVYLDPRLHENIEELGSANFFGITKDGRFLTPKSPSILPSVTKYSLLEVAKELGLEAEETTISINDLDQFTEAGAMGTAAVISPVGSITHHGNKHVFYSETEVGPWTQKLYDRLTAIQYGDEKGPENWAVDVPLN; from the coding sequence ATGTCACAGAAGAAAGCGCAACCCAAAGATTTTAATTGGTCAGAACTCGGATTTGAATACCATGATTTGCCTTATCGATTCCGCGCATATTTTAAAGATGGTAAATGGAGTGAAGGCGGCCTAGAGACTGACTCAAATATACCAGTGAATGAAGCAGCCACTGGCCTTCATTATGGGCAAAATATTTTTGAGGGTCTGAAAGTTTACAGACGTCAAGATGGTGGTGCAAATCTTTTTCGCCCTGATCGAAACGCACAACGGTTACAAAATTCAGCTGCAAGATTAATGATGGCTCCGGTTCCTGAAAAATTGTTCTTACGTGCCCTACAGGAAGTAACAAAGGCAAATAAAGATTTTATTCCACCATATGGCACTGGTGCAACACTTTATCTTCGACCATTTGAATTTGGTGGTGGGCCAGTTGTTGGTGTTCATCCTGCAGATAATTATGTTTTTGAGGTGTATGCAACACCTGTCGGTGCATACTATAAAGGTGGCTTAACACCAACAGCCTACGTTACTAATGAATATGACCGCGCTGCTCACGGTGGTACGGGTGCAGCTAAAGCTGGCGGTAACTATGGCGCATCAATGCTTGCTGGCGATCAGGCACATGCTGCTGGATACTCTGATGTTGTTTATTTAGATCCTCGTTTACATGAGAATATTGAAGAATTAGGTTCAGCCAACTTCTTTGGTATCACAAAGGATGGCCGCTTCTTAACACCAAAGTCACCTTCAATTTTACCTTCAGTAACAAAATATTCACTTCTTGAGGTCGCAAAGGAGCTTGGACTTGAAGCTGAAGAAACGACCATTTCAATTAACGACTTGGACCAATTCACCGAGGCAGGGGCTATGGGTACCGCAGCAGTTATTTCTCCTGTAGGTTCAATCACACATCATGGTAATAAGCATGTATTTTATTCAGAAACAGAAGTTGGTCCATGGACACAAAAATTGTACGACCGGCTAACTGCTATTCAATATGGGGATGAAAAAGGACCCGAAAATTGGGCTGTCGATGTTCCTCTTAACTAA